A window of Candidatus Babeliales bacterium genomic DNA:
TAACATTAAAGTGGAACTAGAAAAATCTCGTGAGCAGATTCAGAATATTGTCTGAGGGCTGATACGAAAATTCTCGCCCGCTATGAAAGTTAACCGAAGACAGAAGCTTTACGATCGTCTTCGCGAGCCGCCATTGGCGTGCGTGGCGATCCAGGTTAATAAAGAAATATTTAAACAAGTTCATTATCACTTTTTTAAAGCACCCTTCGTGGTGCATCCAAGATTTATTGCAGTAGAAATACTGCAATTTTTTTTATATATTCCATGATGAAGCATGCAATGAACATATAAAATAGCAAAAAAGAGAGAGCAAGTAATGATGAAATTCAGTTCTTATTTCCTTATGTTTTTCCTTTCATTCACCCGTTGTTTTGGCCTGACATCGCAAGAGGTTATGCAGCAAACGGTTACCATTGATCTGTATTGCGTATATATAGAAAAGCAATATTACGCAGAAGGGAAAATAGCATCTCCTTATTGTGTGTTGGCGTGTGTTGTAACAGAAACAGTTGCTCGTCAAACATATTTACAAGCATCACCAGATGGTAAAGTATCGTCGGCACCTTCACTACATATTCCTCCAACTACAGAAAATCTTGATCTCAAAAACAGCGTACACTCTTTTTTATCAAATCCATCACCAGAAAAAGATGACGGGATACATATACAGAACGGGATATTGAAAGCCGTCTTTGGCAATTTCAGTGTTGGTATTGACGTCGTGGGATTAGGATGGTTTTTACTAAAAAAAATACAAGGATTCATCACAAACACCAGAGTAGAGAAGGAATTTGTTAATCAGTATAACGAATGGAAAGAAAAAGATTTTCAAAATGATGCCCTACAAATTATTAAAAGAGGTAATCAAGATCATGATGATAACGCGCTACTTTCGCAAGTAGATCAAGAAGCGATTTTATCAGAATATCATCTCTATCAGTTTGAGGGCTTTCGCTCATATATAAAAACATTTTCTCACTATGAACCATTTATAGAGCAGTTGCACAAATCTGTGTGCGATGACAATTACGCTAAAAAAAGATGGTGGAAAAAATTTCCTGGTTTCTTTTATGAAACATTTCCTGATGTTGTACAGTCACTGTATGAGCAAGCTGAGGATGAACGAGCAGATCGTAAAAAACGAGAACAAGAAGAGGAAGCTCGTAGAGATGAAGCGAGACAATTATTGCATGCACCAATGCAAGAACGTTTACGGTATTATGCAGAATATATGCATGAATGTGCAGAGGAATATGATTTTGAAGTTACATGCGGAAGATGGGATGATGATCTGCAAGAAGAGCGTTTTATTCTGCGCAGTGAAGCGATCATAAAGGCAGAAAAAAACAGTTATTGTTTGAGTACAAAAACGTATAATGTATCGCCACAGCTCGATAGTTTTTTACAAGGTCACAATCTGAATCCCGATGTTTTTAGACAATGCGAGGGATCACTTATTCAACAATGTTTCCATCAAGAAATAATTATGATTGTGGATCAAGCTGCAGCAATTAGCTCTAAGTATGAACATTTGCAAGACCCATCAGTAATTTTTTTTACTGATACGGTTGTCGATGTGGCGTCAGTTTCAGCAGAATATAATCATGCTGGGCATGTTAAACAAGCATTAATACTGATCGATTGTTGTTGGAGTTTTTTAGATTGTTCAATCGGCGTAGCGCAAGGACTATGTGACGGTACATATAAAGTTTATGACGCGGCACAAGATCCCTTTGGTACCATATTTAATATGGCGAGCAATACTGGACATCTCGTAAAAAATGGTATGTGGCATGCAGGGAGAGTGCTTTATGAATTATGTGATGTGCTCGTTGCATGTGAGACTGATAAAGGGGCTGCGGAGAAATATTTTACGCAAGCTGCTAAAAATATAGGAGCGGTTGCAACTGCTCTTGCAGATAAAATACAAAAAGTACCTTTGCAAACTGTTGCGCGTGAAGGGACTGCAATGGTAGTGGATGCCTTTCTCACTAAAAAATGTTTAGGCGCTCTGTATACATTCTATACAACAACACACAAGCAACTTATTCCTGTTATACAAGCAATCGAACGTACTGGAGAGGTGCCAGCGATTGCAGGGGTTGCTGAAATTATCGTTGCAGAAGGCGCTGCTACAACTACTCAATTATTTAAGCAAGCAGCGGATACAGTGAAGGTAGTAGGGCAGGCGGTTGGTGGTGTTGCTGGTCAAATTACAAAAGTTCCGTCAACCTACCTGGCTCGTAAAGTTAGTTATATGCTCTATAAAGAAAAGGAAATATTGGTATTGTTCTTACACTTTAAAGACGCATTAAAAATTGGTAAGGAGTATACCGGTGTAATGGGTTTTAAAAATGTTAAAATTACGGCAAGAGCACTCAAACATATTTTTGGTGTTGAAATTACAGAGAAGATGAAAAAAACTGGAATAGTTGATACTATAATACAGGGTTTTCACCATGATTTAGGGAATAAAATGAGTCACCTTATCAAGAATCCTATTGTTGATAAGGTGACGGGCGTTGTAAAGGGAACACTTGATTGTTTAGGACAGACAAAGCGTGGTAAAACATTGTTTCCTTCTTCATGGTCACGCTCAAAAGTGATGAAAAAAATCCAGGAGTCTTTATTGAATCCAAGTGAGATGCCTATATTAGATGGTAACCGTTGGGCATACATTGGCTTGACCAGTGATGGCATTAAAATTAAGACTGTTTTTGAAAAAACAGGCGAACTGGTGACAGCATATCCGATTTTAAGGGGTTGAATAGATTGCAGATGAAAATTGCAAGACTTAAGTTAAGTGATGGTTCTTATTTTCCTGCCGAACAAAGTAAAGATAACTTTTGGATTTTAGCAGGATTTCTTACTGATGATGTTAGTTGGTATGAGACATCTTCATATAGAGAATTCATAAACAATCCTCACGAGATAGAAACAGGAGGTAATTATATTATGCTTGAG
This region includes:
- a CDS encoding EndoU domain-containing protein, with amino-acid sequence MMKFSSYFLMFFLSFTRCFGLTSQEVMQQTVTIDLYCVYIEKQYYAEGKIASPYCVLACVVTETVARQTYLQASPDGKVSSAPSLHIPPTTENLDLKNSVHSFLSNPSPEKDDGIHIQNGILKAVFGNFSVGIDVVGLGWFLLKKIQGFITNTRVEKEFVNQYNEWKEKDFQNDALQIIKRGNQDHDDNALLSQVDQEAILSEYHLYQFEGFRSYIKTFSHYEPFIEQLHKSVCDDNYAKKRWWKKFPGFFYETFPDVVQSLYEQAEDERADRKKREQEEEARRDEARQLLHAPMQERLRYYAEYMHECAEEYDFEVTCGRWDDDLQEERFILRSEAIIKAEKNSYCLSTKTYNVSPQLDSFLQGHNLNPDVFRQCEGSLIQQCFHQEIIMIVDQAAAISSKYEHLQDPSVIFFTDTVVDVASVSAEYNHAGHVKQALILIDCCWSFLDCSIGVAQGLCDGTYKVYDAAQDPFGTIFNMASNTGHLVKNGMWHAGRVLYELCDVLVACETDKGAAEKYFTQAAKNIGAVATALADKIQKVPLQTVAREGTAMVVDAFLTKKCLGALYTFYTTTHKQLIPVIQAIERTGEVPAIAGVAEIIVAEGAATTTQLFKQAADTVKVVGQAVGGVAGQITKVPSTYLARKVSYMLYKEKEILVLFLHFKDALKIGKEYTGVMGFKNVKITARALKHIFGVEITEKMKKTGIVDTIIQGFHHDLGNKMSHLIKNPIVDKVTGVVKGTLDCLGQTKRGKTLFPSSWSRSKVMKKIQESLLNPSEMPILDGNRWAYIGLTSDGIKIKTVFEKTGELVTAYPILRG